Proteins from a genomic interval of Clostridium cochlearium:
- a CDS encoding response regulator transcription factor, translating into MKGKILLVEDEKSIRGFLKINLKRSGLEVIEAQTGEEGIRKAKIEKPSIALLDVMLPGIDGFEVCKVLREEFPNMGIIMLTARTQDMDKIMGLEFGADDYVVKPFNPSELTLRIKALLRRINSTDSTNKNILVSHIFKINTYSQKVYKGEEEIDVTPKEYMILKIFLENEERAFSRDELLDLVWGYDFVGDPKIVDVNIRRLRAKIEDEPSNPKYIETVWGKGYRWRKL; encoded by the coding sequence ATGAAGGGAAAAATATTATTGGTGGAAGATGAAAAAAGTATACGAGGATTTTTGAAGATTAACCTTAAAAGAAGTGGTTTAGAGGTAATAGAAGCACAAACAGGAGAAGAAGGTATAAGAAAAGCAAAAATAGAAAAACCAAGTATAGCTTTATTAGATGTTATGTTACCTGGTATAGATGGATTTGAAGTTTGTAAAGTATTAAGAGAAGAATTTCCTAATATGGGCATAATAATGCTTACAGCAAGAACTCAGGATATGGATAAAATTATGGGGTTAGAATTTGGAGCAGATGATTATGTAGTAAAACCCTTTAATCCATCAGAGCTTACCTTGAGAATTAAAGCATTATTAAGAAGAATTAATTCCACTGACAGTACAAATAAAAATATTTTAGTTAGCCATATATTTAAAATAAATACCTATTCACAAAAAGTATACAAAGGCGAAGAGGAAATAGATGTTACTCCAAAAGAATATATGATTTTAAAAATATTTTTAGAAAACGAAGAAAGGGCTTTTAGCAGAGATGAGCTATTAGACTTAGTATGGGGTTATGACTTTGTAGGAGATCCTAAAATTGTAGATGTAAACATAAGAAGATTGAGAGCTAAAATAGAAGATGAACCTTCTAATCCTAAATATATAGAAACTGTATGGGGCAAAGGGTATAGATGGAGAAAATTATAA
- a CDS encoding heavy metal translocating P-type ATPase, whose product MNNEEKLELVLEGLNCAGCSAKIEDRVNKLEDVESASINFANKVLTIKFRNLNKKNIIMKDTRSIVNKLEPHVKVLERQKNLRRKKPIEEQVCSCSQGEHCHNSEKTHSHGHSHDHGETKLGNESISKISMAIGIILAIVAFLIKDEESLKTSLFIVSYILVGYEIIIIALKNILRGEIFDENFLMAVATIGAIAIKEYPEAVAVMVFYKIGEIFQDYAVDHSRRSIANLVDIRPEFANVKKGENIEMMSPEEVQIGDIIIVKPGEKVPLDGEIIEGQSYLDTSILTGESVNRKVEKGDVVLSGSINNTSLLTIKVTKNFGQSAVSKILDLVENASSKKAPTENFITKFAKYYTPAVVFSALALAVLPPIILGSYEFSKWIYRALVFLVISCPCALVVSIPLGFFGGIGAASRNGILIKGGNYLEALQNVEIAVFDKTGTLTEGVFEVSQVKTHKDIKEDELIRLASLGESFSNHPIAKSIVNYYGKDIDKQEIKEYEEISGHGIRALLDEGELLVGNHKLMELKEVNYEKTKDFGTIVYVALNKNYLGYIIISDRIKEDSKKTIKELKNMGVKKTVMLTGDNKSAGERIGKELALDEVHTDLLPENKIEELEKLFSQKSLGGKLVFVGDGVNDAPVLARADIGIAMGGLGSDAAIEASDIVIMEDNPFKIIKGIEIAKKTKKIVWQNIIFSLGVKFVVLTLGALGFANMWAAVFADVGVTLIAVLNSMRTLK is encoded by the coding sequence ATGAATAATGAAGAAAAATTAGAGTTAGTTTTAGAAGGGCTAAACTGCGCAGGATGCTCAGCTAAAATAGAAGATAGAGTAAATAAATTAGAGGATGTAGAAAGTGCGTCCATTAATTTTGCAAATAAAGTTTTAACTATTAAGTTTAGAAATTTAAATAAAAAAAATATTATTATGAAAGATACAAGAAGTATAGTTAATAAATTAGAGCCTCATGTAAAAGTACTAGAAAGACAAAAAAACCTAAGAAGAAAAAAACCTATAGAAGAACAAGTTTGTAGCTGTAGTCAAGGTGAGCATTGTCATAATAGTGAAAAGACACATAGCCATGGTCATTCCCATGATCACGGAGAAACAAAATTAGGTAATGAAAGTATTAGTAAAATATCTATGGCAATAGGAATTATATTAGCAATAGTGGCTTTCCTTATTAAAGATGAGGAAAGTTTAAAAACAAGCTTGTTTATAGTATCTTACATTTTAGTAGGATATGAAATAATAATAATAGCTTTAAAAAATATATTAAGAGGAGAAATTTTTGATGAGAATTTCTTAATGGCAGTGGCGACTATAGGGGCAATAGCTATAAAAGAATATCCAGAGGCTGTTGCAGTTATGGTATTTTATAAAATTGGAGAAATATTTCAAGATTATGCAGTGGATCATTCGAGAAGATCTATTGCCAATTTAGTAGACATTAGACCAGAGTTTGCTAATGTAAAAAAAGGTGAGAATATAGAAATGATGTCACCAGAGGAAGTGCAAATAGGAGACATTATAATAGTAAAACCTGGTGAAAAAGTTCCACTAGACGGAGAAATTATAGAAGGGCAATCCTATTTAGATACCTCTATACTAACAGGAGAATCTGTAAATAGAAAAGTAGAAAAAGGAGATGTTGTTTTATCAGGATCAATAAATAATACTTCACTTTTAACTATAAAAGTAACAAAAAATTTTGGACAATCTGCTGTATCTAAAATATTAGATTTAGTGGAAAATGCTAGTTCTAAAAAAGCACCAACAGAAAATTTTATAACTAAATTTGCAAAGTATTATACTCCAGCGGTTGTATTTTCAGCTCTAGCTTTAGCTGTATTGCCGCCAATTATACTTGGAAGTTATGAATTTTCAAAATGGATATATAGAGCTTTGGTATTTTTAGTAATATCTTGTCCTTGTGCTTTAGTAGTTTCTATTCCACTAGGATTCTTTGGAGGAATTGGAGCAGCATCTAGAAATGGCATATTAATAAAGGGAGGCAATTATTTAGAAGCCTTACAGAATGTAGAAATTGCAGTGTTTGATAAAACAGGAACTTTAACAGAAGGAGTATTTGAAGTATCACAAGTTAAAACACATAAAGATATTAAAGAAGATGAACTAATAAGATTAGCAAGTTTAGGAGAAAGTTTTTCTAATCATCCAATTGCAAAATCTATAGTTAATTATTATGGAAAAGATATAGATAAGCAAGAAATAAAAGAATATGAAGAAATTTCAGGGCATGGAATAAGGGCATTGTTAGATGAAGGAGAATTATTAGTTGGAAATCATAAATTAATGGAATTAAAGGAAGTAAATTATGAAAAAACTAAGGATTTTGGAACAATAGTATATGTAGCATTAAATAAAAATTATTTAGGTTATATAATTATTTCAGATAGAATTAAAGAAGACTCAAAGAAAACAATAAAAGAACTTAAAAATATGGGAGTCAAGAAAACTGTAATGTTAACTGGAGATAACAAGTCAGCAGGAGAAAGAATTGGAAAAGAACTTGCTTTAGATGAAGTGCATACAGATTTATTACCAGAAAATAAAATAGAAGAATTAGAAAAGTTATTTTCACAAAAAAGCTTAGGAGGTAAGTTAGTCTTTGTGGGAGATGGAGTAAATGATGCACCAGTTTTGGCAAGGGCAGACATTGGCATAGCTATGGGAGGATTAGGTTCCGATGCAGCTATAGAAGCTTCTGATATAGTTATAATGGAAGATAATCCATTTAAAATTATAAAGGGAATAGAAATAGCTAAAAAAACTAAAAAAATTGTATGGCAAAATATAATATTTTCTTTAGGAGTTAAATTTGTAGTGTTGACTTTAGGAGCATTAGGTTTTGCTAATATGTGGGCAGCGGTATTTGCAGATGTAGGCGTTACATTAATTGCAGTATTAAATTCTATGAGAACACTTAAGTAG